Proteins from a genomic interval of Plasmodium sp. gorilla clade G2 genome assembly, chromosome: 10:
- a CDS encoding enoyl-CoA hydratase-related protein, putative translates to MFFNLKCLRKHNKIYDMLQINKCKNEDVIKRCVRTSIFKDDDIYLNPQDIHNESLPKINYLNSGKLDEYVYNRNNIGMDTIIINSKYMNIKMINKLYKKLCDSEVNYTKRFIYLTSLYNNIFNYSYNLYDLLKILELYQKSKDIHYINLFKKILQNINDLAYLIFSYKKPIISYCNGKIKGSAGFLSFLANNSASFNHSSYTYNNLNYSFLPYGGISFVLANLRANLGFYFALTGQVIQSSDLVWCGLTKRWISDESLELMEISSESQLEVSEQDAHILLEEHFLKIPEIYTLKNYEQVIHEHFKHNNLLTILKCLDQSRNSSDQNIRKWADETYQKIISLPPLATHLTFEILNILRNYKIELLKKAQVNKRLWNEMIKNSYKVPTTKEQISMNELKYTIDKELFIKALNIETNTLLNFISCPDILNGITSYLVKDTNHAFSSTYLNNNIFQIKKDIIYYFLFYKNSYEYTIYDRPDISYSSLSVLEKYNQHYNAEGNTTHDKIFFSKQFERWKDDYLQEELEDINKYFL, encoded by the exons atgttttttaaCTTAAAATGTTTAAGGAAACATAACAAAATTTATGATATGCTTCAAATTAACAAATGTAAGAATGAAGATGTAATAAAAAGGTGTGTAAGAACGAGCATTTTTAAagatgatgatatatatttaaacccACAAGATATACATAATGAATCATTAcctaaaataaattatttaaattctgGAAAGTTAGatgaatatgtatataatcgTAATAATATAGGAATGGatactattataattaatagcaaatatatgaatattaagatgattaataaattatataaaaaattatgtgaTAGTGAAGTTAATTATACGAAaagatttatttatttaacatccttatataataatatatttaattatagttataatttatatgatttattaaaaatattagaattatatcaaaaaagtaaagatatacattatataaatttattcaaaaaaattctacaaaatataaatgatttagcttatcttatattttcttataaaaaacctattatatcatattgtAACGGCAAAATAAAAGGATCTGCAGGATTCTTGTCTTTTCTAGCTAATAATAGTGCTTCATTCAATCATTcttcatatacatataataatttaaattattcatttttaccTTATGGAGGAATATCTTTTGTACTAGCCAATTTAAGAGCTAACTTAGGATTTTATTTCGCCTTAACAGGTCAGGTAATTCAGTCATCAGATTTGGTTTGGTGCGGATTAACTAAAAGATGGATATCTGATGAAAGTTTGGAATTAATGGAAATAAGTTCTGAGAGTCAATTAGAAGTTTCAGAACAAGATgcacatattttattagaagaacattttttaaaaatacctGAAATATATAccttaaaaaattatgaacaagTCATACATGAACATTTTAAACATAACAATTTGTTAactatattaaaatgtttgGATCAATCAAGAAATAGTTCAGATCAAAACATAAGAAAATGGGCTGACGAAACTtatcaaaaaattatttccCTTCCACCATTAGCTACTCATTTGAcatttgaaatattaaatattttaagaaattacaaaatagagttattaaaaaaagctCAGGTAAATAAACGTTTATGGAatgaaatgataaaaaatagtTATAAAGTACCAACAACAAAAGAACAAATAAGTATgaatgaattaaaatatactattgataaagaattatttattaaagcattaaatatagaaactaatacattattaaattttatatcatgTCCTGATATTCTAAATGGTATAACATCCTATTTAGTTAAGGATACTAACCATGCTTTCTCATcaacatatttaaataacaatatatttcaaattaaaaaagatattatttattatttcctcttttataaaaactcTTATGAATACACTATATATGACAGACCGGATATAAGTTATTCAAGTTTAAGTgtattagaaaaatataatcagCACTACAATGCTGAAGGTAATACAACCCACgataaaattttcttttcgAAGCag TTTGAAAGATGGAAAGATGATTACCTTCAAGAAGAGCTGGAGGATAttaacaaatattttttatag